The Acidimicrobiales bacterium DNA window GTTGCTGACGGTGGGAGCCCCGGCAAAGCGACCCTGGAGGAACGGTCCGGTCTCGGGGTCGAAGTAGGCGCCGGCTTCGGTATGAGAGGCGCCGGAGTACTCCTGGTAGTCGACCGGTACCCCCTCGGCGCAGTAGTGACGGGCCAGCGCCTTCACGTCGGCGGCCACCATGGCGCCGTCCCCCTTCCCGTCGACGTTGCCCACGCCCATCAAGAGGGGCTCACCCGGATGGGTCTTGGCCGTCCCCATCGTCTGGTCGCGAAGCACGCTCGCGAAGGGAGCGACCTGGGCCAGGTTCCGGTAGGCGGGCAGCATGATCGAGCTGATCGTCAGCCCCGGGTACTTCCCGAAGTCCGAGGCGATGCACGTGTTGGCCTCCTGCTGGACAACCTCGAGGCCGAACGGTGACATGTACCGCTTCAGGTCGACGCCGTAGGCGCGCGACAGCCCGAGAAGCTCCCCGGGGATGGCAGCGGAGTACTCGGCGGTGCCGTTGATGTAGGCGAAGTGGTCGAGGTAGTTGGCCGGGATGCCGCCTTCGGCCACCCCGACGATGTTCACCTTCGGGGCGTAGGAGGGCGCCAGCTCGCTGGCCCAATCGGCCGCCACCGCACCTCCCGAGTAGCCCGAGAGCCCGACCTCCGTGTCGGCGCCGATGCGCAGATACGATTCAGTGGCGCGGAGCGCGTCGAGCGTCCCGTATCCGGACTCGTGACCCGTCATCCAGTCGAGGCGGGTGCCCTCGAAATCGGGCACGGTGACGATGTCTCCCTGGGAGAGGTACCACGTGATCAGGAGCTCCTCCTCCTCGGCCTCCTGGGCGTAGGTGGAGTCACCGGGGTCCCCGCCGGCGAGGGTGTAGCTGGGATCACACCGCGAGCCCAGACCGTCATAGAAGCTCAGGTAGCCGACGATCCTCGGGACGACGGGGTCCGGTGTGGGCGTGAGCACTGTGGTCACGGTGGCGGTGGCGTGGCCCAGCTGATCGGTCGTCCGGTACAGCAGCTGCTCGGCGCTGATCGGCGTGGAGTTGCCCGGCCCGAAGGCCAGCTGGACCGAGCGCTGCCGCAGCACGGTGCCCGGTGGGACGGCACGGAGAGGCGTCGGGCCCGAGTAGGTGTAGAAGGGATCCTGCGACGGGGGCTCGGGTCCGGATGCCACGGCCGGCGGGACGAGTGCGCCGAGCGGGACCAGGAGCGCCATCAGGGCGGCCCCCAGCCCCCAGCGGTACCGCGATGCCATGGCTGTAAGTTCGGCCTCGTGGGCCGACTCCCTTCCGCCGCCTCGGATCTGTCAGCGTCGTGGTTGTCCGAGACCCTCGGGACCGAGGTGGTCGGCGTCGAGGTGCTCGGTCACACCTCGGCCACCAACCAGCGGGTACGGATCGGCCTCTCGTTCACCGAGGCGGAATCCGGCCCCCCGTCCCTGTTCGTGAAGTTGCCGCCGACCGATCCTGCCCATCGGGAGATGATCAGCGCCAGCGGCATGGGCCGGCGGGAGTCGCAGTTCTACGCCGACATCGCCGCATCCCTCGATCTCCGGGTGCCCCGCAGCTACTACGCCGCCTTCGACGAGGACGGGGACTTCGTGCTGCTGCTGGAGGACCTCGCCGCCGGGGGGTGTGAGTTCTCGGACGGGGCGTGGGGGGTCACGGCCGATGCCGCCGCCCGTGCCCTGGAGGAGCTCGCCCGCTTCCACGCCCGTTTCCAGGATGCGGCCGTCCGCTCGGCGGCGGCTCCATGGCTGGGAGCTCCGGTGATCCGCCGCACCGACGCCACCGCCCGGCGGCTCCGCTCCGTCCTCGACCAGCACAGGGACGCGCTCACCGCGGACTATCTGGCGGCGGGGGAGCTGTACGTCGCGCACCACGGGCGCCTGGACGAGCTGTGGAATGCCGGGCCCCAGACCTACATCCACGGGGACCTCCACATCGGCAACGTCTTTCTGGACGGCGGCCGGGTGGGCTTCATCGACTGGGGCCTGTCCCGCGTCAGCACGCCGCTCCGGGATGTCAGCTACTTCCTGACCATGACCGTCGACCCGGACGAGCGCCGGCCCTCCGAGCGGGATCTCCTGAAGCTGTATCTCGACGCCCTGGCCGCGGCGGGTGGCGCCCGGATCGGCTTCGACGAGGCCTGGGCCGTCCACCGCGTCCACGCCGGCTACACCGTCCTCGCCACCTTCCTGGCCTTCATGCCCTCGTATGCCACCGGTGACGGCCAGAGCCTCGGCGCCGACCTGAGGAGACGGGCCGAGCTGGCGTTGGAGGACCTCGACACCGTCGCAGCCCTCCGGGCGGCGGTCGGCTGATCCCCGGACCGCTCGGGACCCGCCCTACGCGGCGCCCTCCGGTACCGACGGGTAGATCAGCCCCGTGTCCTGGAGCAGTTCCTCGCCCAGGCGCCGGGCCCGCTTGCTGAACCAGATGGTGAAGGCGAAGAGACCCCCGAAGACCACGCCCGCAAGGATCGGCGAGGCGGCCAGGAAGGCACCGGTGGGCAGGGCCACCGCCAGCACCACCCGAAGGCCGGCCTCGACCATCAGGCCGACGCCCCAGCAGGCGGTGATGATGGCGAAGGTCCGGGGCGCCGTCGGCATCTCGTACAGCTCGTCATAGGCGCGCTGCTTCGTGGGGTCGTTGCCGGCGGACAGGGCCCGGCCGATGAAGAACATGATCGGGCGGCGCCACGTCAGCGAGATGAGACAGGCGACACCGAACAGAGCGGTGAAGGCCGAGTCCCGCACCTTGAGGACGAAGGCGTCCCCGCCCAGCGCCACCGAGGCGACCACTCCGGCCACGAACCCGAACAGGACGATCAGGCCGATGGGGTCCAGGCGGCGGCGGCGGATCCACTCGATCACCACCCACCCGGCTGCCGGCGCGCCGGCGAT harbors:
- a CDS encoding lipase family protein, translated to MASRYRWGLGAALMALLVPLGALVPPAVASGPEPPSQDPFYTYSGPTPLRAVPPGTVLRQRSVQLAFGPGNSTPISAEQLLYRTTDQLGHATATVTTVLTPTPDPVVPRIVGYLSFYDGLGSRCDPSYTLAGGDPGDSTYAQEAEEEELLITWYLSQGDIVTVPDFEGTRLDWMTGHESGYGTLDALRATESYLRIGADTEVGLSGYSGGAVAADWASELAPSYAPKVNIVGVAEGGIPANYLDHFAYINGTAEYSAAIPGELLGLSRAYGVDLKRYMSPFGLEVVQQEANTCIASDFGKYPGLTISSIMLPAYRNLAQVAPFASVLRDQTMGTAKTHPGEPLLMGVGNVDGKGDGAMVAADVKALARHYCAEGVPVDYQEYSGASHTEAGAYFDPETGPFLQGRFAGAPTVSNCSSLGS
- a CDS encoding phosphotransferase is translated as MGRLPSAASDLSASWLSETLGTEVVGVEVLGHTSATNQRVRIGLSFTEAESGPPSLFVKLPPTDPAHREMISASGMGRRESQFYADIAASLDLRVPRSYYAAFDEDGDFVLLLEDLAAGGCEFSDGAWGVTADAAARALEELARFHARFQDAAVRSAAAPWLGAPVIRRTDATARRLRSVLDQHRDALTADYLAAGELYVAHHGRLDELWNAGPQTYIHGDLHIGNVFLDGGRVGFIDWGLSRVSTPLRDVSYFLTMTVDPDERRPSERDLLKLYLDALAAAGGARIGFDEAWAVHRVHAGYTVLATFLAFMPSYATGDGQSLGADLRRRAELALEDLDTVAALRAAVG
- a CDS encoding VC0807 family protein, which encodes IAGAPAAGWVVIEWIRRRRLDPIGLIVLFGFVAGVVASVALGGDAFVLKVRDSAFTALFGVACLISLTWRRPIMFFIGRALSAGNDPTKQRAYDELYEMPTAPRTFAIITACWGVGLMVEAGLRVVLAVALPTGAFLAASPILAGVVFGGLFAFTIWFSKRARRLGEELLQDTGLIYPSVPEGAA